Part of the uncultured Anaeromusa sp. genome is shown below.
AATCACAGCAAAAAATTGTAAATGTTATCCGACGCCTTGAGGAATCGGGAGAAATCATAGTATCTCGCGGCAAAGGAGACGAGGTCATTGCATAGAATCATCAAATCGCCGCCCTTGCAAGGGGAGCTGGTAGTGATTCAGAACAAGCCTCCGGCAGGCCTTCAGCATGAAGATAAAAAAGAGGAAAAGTTTGATACTCGCAGTGTAGACGAAATTGCTCAGGAGAGAGCCAATGTAATTTTAATGGAAGCGCAGCGCCAAGCGGAAGCGCTCGTGCGAACGGCGCAAATAGAAGCGGCTCGCATTAAAGGCGAGGCGGATTCCTTACATGGACAGGCTAAAGAGCTGGGCCATCGCGAAGGTTTTGAAGAAGGATTAGCTCAGGGACGACAGGCTGCGGAGAAGGAAATGAAGCTGGCTGTGGAGCAGGCGGTGCAGAACGCTAATCGCTTAATTCGCGCAGCGGAACAGCAGCAGGTAGAGTTTCTTGTTGATGCAGAACGACAAGTATTGGAGCTTGTGTTGGAATGTGTGCGTAAAGTGTTGGCCCGCGAGGTAGAGGAAAATCCGCTGGTTGTGTTGCCGATTGTGACGGCGGCAATCAGTAAAGTGAAAGATCAAGATTCCATTCAAATTCGGGTGCATCCCGATGATTATGAAACCGTTTTGATGGCGCGGCGCGATTTGCAGCTCTTGATTGGTCGGGAAGAAGGCTTGCGCATTACTGCGGATCATACGGTTTCCCCAGGCGGCTGTATTGTGGAGACGACGGCGGGGACGGTGGACGCAAGAATGGAAACGCAAATGGAAATGCTGCAACGGGCGTTGAAAGAAGTGACGCCGTGATGAAAGACGCATTTTCAGGCGATGTTTATTCTCAAGCTATCAGGCAGTGCGAAAGCATGCGGCGAAGCGGACGGGTCACGCAGATTGTGGGTTTGGTTATTGAATCGCAAGGACCTAATGTTAATTTAGGCGATTTGTGTTATGTAAGCAGTCGCGGAGGCAGTCAGGCGATTCCTGCGGAAGTAGTTGGGTTTCGCCAGAACCGAGTACTGTTAATGCCGATTGCAGAAATGGAAGGGATTGGACCGGGGTGTGAGGTGATCTCCGCCCAAGGGACCTTGAAGGTCACCGTAGGGCAAGGTCTGCTGGGACGCATTCTTGATGGCATGGGGCGTCCGATGGATGGCAAGGGGCCTCTTGTTTCCAGCCGTGAATATCCGTTAAATGCGTTGCCGCCGCCGCCGCTTACGCGAAGGCGGATTGAAGAACCTCTTTCTGTAGGGGTTCGAGCAATTGATGCGCTGCTTACTTTAGGCAAGGGACAGCGTGTTGGCATTATGGCGGGCAGCGGCGTTGGCAAGAGTACGCTCCTAGGTATGATGGCTAGAAATACCGAGGCGGATATTAGCGTCATTGCCTTAATCGGCGAACGCGGCCGCGAGGTGCGTGAGTTCATCGAACGCGATTTGGGCGAAGAAGGCCTGAAACGTTCGGTAGTAGTAGTGGCTACTTCGGACCAGCCGGCGTTGGTGCGAATTAAGGGAGCTTTGACGGCGACGGCTATTGCGGAATATTTCCGCGATCAAGGTCGGGATGTCATGTTCATGATGGATTCGGTGACGCGTTTTGCCATGGCGCAGCGTGAGGTTGGCCTTACTGTTGGAGAACCGCCGGCGACCAGAGGCTATACTCCGTCTGTTTTCGCGATGCTTCCTAAGCTGCTAGAACGATCCGGGACGGGGGCCAACGGTTCCATTACCGGAATTTATACGGTTTTGGTTGACGGCGATGACATGAATGAACCCATTGCTGATGCCGTGCGCAGCATTCTTGACGGACATATCGTGCTTTCACGCAGTATTGCAGCACAAAATCACTACCCGGCCATTGATATTCTAAATAGCGTAAGCCGGGTTATGACCGAGGTTGTCACCAAAGAACAGCGCATGGCGGCGCAGCGCCTACGTTCCTTGATGGCAACCCATCGCGATGCAGCGGATCTTATTAATATTGGCGCTTATGTTATGGGAAGCAATCCGGAGATTGATCAAGCGATTGAGCGCATAGGCGCTATTCGCAAGTTTCTGCAGCAGGATGTCTATGAGCAAACCACTTTATCTGATGCGGTGATGCAACTGGCGCAACTTGTTGAAGGTTGTTGAAGCTAAGAAGGAGCCTGGATCATGAAACGCTTTCGTTTCCGTCTCGAAGTGCTTTTGGGGGTGCGCCGCCGAAAATGTGATGCAGCTAAATTAGACTTAGCGGAAGCCTCACGTCGGGTGCAAGAGACGATAGACTCTCTTCAGAAGCTTTGGCAAGAGCGAACCGAGGCGATAGCCTGGTTTACGGCGCAGCAAAGCAAAGGACAGTTGACTGCGGCCATGCTTCCCTTATACGATGCGTATCAAATAAGCACGTATAACCGCGAAAGAGAGCTTATTGCCGAAAAGGAAGCGAGGGAATTGGCGCGTCAAGACTGTCTAGCGAAGTTGGAGGAAGCGGTTAAACAGTTGAAAGCTGTGGAAACGCTAAAAGAAACGCAGTATCAGCAATATTTGTACGAATCGTTACTGGAAGAACAAAAGACCTTAGATGAAATAGGTATGCAGTTGTATTTGCGGGAAGAAGGAGATCGATAAGGAATGGTGATTCAAAGTATTCAAGAAGTTACAGGCCGGATCGCCGCTATTGAAGCAAAATTCGGTCGCATGGGAAACATGCTTACCTCCAAAAACGCTTCTTTGTCAGGACAACCTGCTTCTTTTGCGGATGAATTGCAGCAGCAAGTACGGGGTAAGTCTGCTTCTACACTTGCGAGCGCAGCAGGAACTGCTTTCCCTCAACAGGGAGATTCTATACGCCAAATGGTTAGCTCCAGTGCGAAAAGGCAAGGGGTAGATCCCAAACTAGCTATGGCTGTGGCTAAAGCGGAGTCTAATTTTGACTCTCAAGTTGTTTCTGAAGTTGGCGCACAAGGAGTTATGCAGCTGATGCCGGATACGGCGAGGGCCTTGGGCGTTAATCCCCAGGATACCAAGGAAAACATTGAAGGCGGCGTAGCGTACTTGAGGCAAATGCTGCAGCATTTTCAAGGCGATCCTGCCAAAGCTGTTGCGGCATATAATGCCGGGCCTGGAGCGGTGGAGGCATACGGTGGTATTCCGCCTTATGGCGAAACGCAGGAATATGTGAAAAGAGTATTAAAGTTCATGGAGAATGAGAACGAAATATAATTAGGTGGATAAGGATGGTTTCGCAGTATGGCAGCAGGTAAAACAGATGTAAGACAAAATAAGAATAAGCCTCAGGATGCAAAGAACGCAACTGTGGAAGCACCGGTAGAGAAAAAGTCGCGCATCATTTTCCTGTTGAAGCTTGGGGTCGCGCTGCTTTTAGTCATTTTGCTTATCCTTTTAGGATTTGGAGTAGGGGTATACTTCAAGCTGATTGACTTGGAAGATTTGGGGAAACAATACGGTTTGGCCAATGTACCTGGCATCGGACGGTATTTTGAGCAGCCGGCAACTAACTTTGAACCGGTCGAACTGCCTGAAAGTGCAACCGCACCTGCTTTGCCGGTTGTGCAACCGCCTGCGGACCCTGCCCCTGCGGCAGTGGCGCCTCCGCCCAAGACGGTGCCGCTGACAGAAGCGGAAAAAGAAAAAATGCTCAAAAAACAGCAGCAAGAAGAGAATAAACGCATTGGTCGTTTGGCTCGCTTGTATGGCGGTATGAAGCCGGATGAAGCTGTCGGCATTTTGAACCGCCTGGATGATGCAGAAGTTTTGGCTATTATGGGAAAAATGGAAGAAGAACAAGTATCTAAAATCTTACCTCTCTTTGATTCCAGTCGCGCTGCGCGGTTGACGCAGAGCATGATGCGGCCGGCTAAGCTGGAATAGTTGCAGCAAGGGGTGCGAAAAAGCATGAAAAAACGAAAATTGTTTTTAGTGAATTTGTTTTAGAAAGGAGGTGAAAATATGGGTATAAATACGCTTATCAATTCCTTGCCGGGCGGCGTTTCGAATGGGGGCGCGGTTAATGCGGCACAGGGGCAAGCAGCCCCTAATGCTAAGGCCAAAGGACTGCCAGGAGCTAATCGCACCGATAAAGCGAGTTCTGCAACGGGAGCTGATTCGTTTTCTGCTTGTTTAGGAAGCTCAGTGGCGGCAGAAAACGCACAACAAGCAGGGAGCGAAACGGTTGTCACAGAAGCAAAAAGTTTGGATGCAGCTGAAGCTGCTTTATTGGCTTCGCTGGTGCCAGGAGTGGTAGTGCCAATGCAAACTATCAATGAAGACGCAACCGCGCTGCAAAACGGCGTGGACGCCGGGACACAAAAGGCTTGGCTGAGTGAAATTTTTGCGGCAGTAAAAGAGCAAAATCAAACATCCGAATTGACTGGCTGGCTTCAACAGTGGGTAGGAGATGATGCAAGCAAGCAGAACTTCTTACAGCAGCTGCAAGGAATGCTCCAGAAAACGGCAATCGTAGAAACACCGCCTTTGCATTTGAGAGAAGCATTAGCTGAAGTGATGCAAACCAGTGTCGCCAATACGTCTGCACTAAGAGAAACAGCAGTTAGTATGCCGGCAGCGACGTTGCAGCAGCAAGCGCCAGTACAAACTCCTCCTGCTGTTGTTCAGACGCAAACAACAGTAACCGAGGAAGCTGCGGATGTGCAACCGCAACAAGCGGCGGCAGTTAATGATGTAGTAAAACCTGCGGTGATTATTGATACTGCACAACCAAAACAAAATGCCAGCGTTGCAGATGTGCCGCAAACAACAGCACAGTCGGCGGCGGACTCTGAGGCAGCTATTGCTGCAGCGCCTACGTTGTATCAGCCGCAAGGCCGCAGCGTTAACAGCGAATCTCAGATGACAACGGGGAAAACTAGCGACACCCAAGCGCAAAATGTGGAATCTGCAGCAGCAACCAATTATGGCGTGCGTCGTGCCGCTTCGGAAAATGCAGATTCGGCGGCATCCTTTGCCGGACAGGCTTTTAGTGAAGCCACAGCGCAAAAAACAATGCCTGTAAAGGCGGATGCTCAGGCGGAAACGGATTTCCAACCGATACAGGCGGCGCTTTTACAGAACACTGCGTCAAAGATGCAAGCAGAAGCAACTGTTGCAACTAATGCAGCGTCAACAGCGCCAGCTGATCCTCATGGCGTTTTCGACCAAATGGTGGCCCAAGCGCGTATGATTCGACTGCCTGATAGTACAGAGATGGTGATACGCTTGAGACCGGAACATTTGGGAGAATTGGTGCTGAAGGTGGCCGTAGATGCGGCAGGGACTGTAAACGCCACATTCCACAGCTCGAATGCGGAGGTGAGAGCCGTATTGGAAGCGAACCTGCAGCAATTCCGGCAGGAAATGCAACAGCAGGGAGTGCGGGTACAAGGAGCCGCCGTGTATGCTGGGCTGGGAGACGCTTTGCCGCAACAGCAGCAAGGCCAACAAGGCAAGTCGCCGCAGGGCAAAAATACCGGCATAGCAGCGGAAGAAAAGCTCGAGCCGGTGGAATTGTCCCTGGATATAGGCGATGCGGCCGTTGATTACCGGATTTAAAAAGCAAAAGCTTTTGGCGTGAAGGAGGACGGTTTGCATGCAGCCATCTAAAGTTGTTTTTTCACAGCAACTTGTCACGCCGTCACCTCTTAGATCTTTTAACGAGTCTGCAGGAGCGGCAACAAAGAAGGCAACAGGAGCTGCCGATTCCTTTGAGGCGGTACTGCAGGGGCAAATGCAGGAATTGCATTTTTCACAGCATGCGCAACAACGCTTGGCGCAACGGGGCATTGAATTAAGTTCGTCTCAAACGCAGCGTCTGCAAAGTGCCGTGCAGGATGCAGCGCAGAAAGGCGGACGGGAAGCTTTGGTACTTGTAGATTCCCTTGCTTTTGTCGTCAGCGTGCGTAATAAAACTGTGATCACAGCCATGGAAGGCGACGGTGTTAAAAGCCATGTGTTTACGAATATAGACAGTGCCGTAATTGCTTGAAACACTGGTCAGGAGCTGGACCGCATCGGAAGCTCTTCAACCGCGGAATGATGGAAGCGGTTGTATAAAATTCGGATGTCTTTTGTAAAAACTGGCTAATTTGGAACGGTGATGGTAAAATTAGCTGCAGGGAGGAATTTCCTCCCTGCAGTCCAATGTAAGGGGAGAAATGTAATGATCAAGGTGACTCGTTTGAAAGCAAAAGATGAATTTGTTTTAAATGCGGAACTAATTGAAATGATTGAAGAAACACCAGATACAGTGGTAACGCTGACAAATGGGAAAAAATTGCTTGTGGAAGAATCTATGGAAGAACTAGTGCGCAAAGTAATGCAATATCGTCGGGCCATATTTAATAATTTTCGTTAACAATTGAAAATAAGCGGGGATTAACCGCTGTACATATGTAAATAATATTAAATATTTTATAAGATATGCCGAAGTTTGAAGGAGGTGTAGCAATGGCTGATGAAGAAAAGAAGAAAAAGATACCGATGATGTTGATTGTGGTCATGATTGTAGTGGGATTGGCGCTGGCCGGAGGAATCTCATACTTTATTGCTTCTAAAATTGTTGCTGATAAGTCAGGAACCAAAATCGAGCAGCGCGAGCCGGGAACCTTTGTAAAGCTGGGAGACCCTAAAGACGGTCAACTGGTTGTTAACATAGGGGGGCCTAGCAGCGGACGTTATTTGAAAATAGGTCTTGTTTTGGAAATGAAGCCCCAAAAGGAAGAGAAAAAAGATAAAAACGCTTTGTCTCCTCAAGAGGTGAAGGTGCAGGATACGGTGTTATATGTGCTGCGGTCACAAAAAGTAGAAGACTTTGATCCCTCGAAACAAGAAAACCTCAAAGAGCTTATTAAACGTGAAGTGAATAAGTCGTTGGGAGAAGAGCGGGTTTATGAAGTATATATCACAAACTTTATTTTGCAATAATAACGTGGTAAGATGCAACAAAGGGAGGGAGCGCGTTGGCCGGGCCTGATGTATTATCCCAGTCCGAAATTGACGAGTTGCTAAATGCGCTTTCGGCAGGAGAAGTATCTGCGGAAGACATGAAAGGCGAACAGGAACAGCGCAAAATCAAGGTCTATGATTTCAAGCGGCCGGACAAGTTTTCTAAAGATCAAATTCGTACGCTGTACATGTTGCATGAAAACTTCGCTAGGTTTTTCAACACTTACTTATCTGCCAATTTACGGGCATTGGTGCATATTAACGTAGCTTCAGTCGACCAAATGACTTATGAAGAATTTGTTCGCTCTTTGCCTAACCCCAGCGTTATCGGCATTTTCCAAATGCGTCCCTTAAAAGGGAATGTCATCTTGGAAATGAACCCCAATATAGTGTTTGCCGTAATTGACCGGTTGTTCGGGGGGGTAGGCCTGCCTTTGTCTAAACCGCGAGCATTGACAGATATTGAAGAATCGATTGTTCGCCGGGTTATGAGTAAAGCATTGGATTCTCTGCAGGATGCCTGGAAACAGGTATTAGTAGTAGATCCTAAGCTGGAAATGATTGAGACTAATCCTCAGTTTACTCAGATTGTACCCCCTAATGACATGGTAGTGCTTATTACTTTGCAATGCAAAATCGGACAGGCCGAAGGCTTAGTCAATATCTGTATTCCTTATTTAGTACTGGAACCCATTATGTCAAAGCTAACCACTACTTTCTGGGTAGCTTCGTCCATGAGCAAGCAGTCGCTGCCGGAGCATGTGAGCGCCATACAGCAAAAGCTGGAAAGGGCGCGTATTCCTCTTGTGGTCGAAATGGGGCGTACGCAAATTAATGTGTACGATCTGCTTGGATTGTCTCACGGAGATGTGTTACGACTGGATAGCCAGGTTGACCATGAGTTAAAAATTACCATTGGGCACCGGGAAAAATTTTTATGCAAGCCGGGTCTGGTTAATCGAAAAATGGCTGTACAGATTACGAAAATACTAAATGAAGGAGATACGGAAAATGAGTGAGAGCTTTCTCAGCCAAGAGGAACTTGATGCCTTGCTCAAAGGCGAAGCCGCGCCGGAAGCAGCAAGTGGAGAGATTCTTTCTGATGTAGAGCATGACGCTCTGGGCGAGATTGGCAACATCTCTATGGGTAGCGCGGCAACAACCTTGTCGATTTTATTAGGCAAGCGCGTTTCTATTACGACTCCTAAGGTGGGAGTTTCGTCTCTGAAGGAAATTCAGAATGCTTGTCCGTTGCCGTTCCTTGTAGTGGAGGTTGGCTATACCCATGGTGTTCATGGGACTAATTTGTTGGCGATTAAAGAATCAGATGCCCTGATTATTGCGGATCTGATGATGGGCAATGACGGCACCAATCCTCCTACGGAATTAAATGAGTTATATATGAGCGCTGTAGGAGAAGCTATGAACCAAATGATGGGTTCGGTAGCTACTTCGATGTCGACTATGTTTAAACAAAAAATTGATATTTCACCGCCAAAAGCGAACTTGATCCATTTTGCCACGCATGAGCCGTTGACGTCGGCGCTTACTGCGACGGAAAACGTGGTACGGGTGGCTTTCCGTATGGAAGTGGAAGACTTAATTGACAGCGAAATTATGCAGATTTTACCGGTAGAGGTAGCTAAGACGTTGGTCAAAAATCTTATGGGCGATATGGCAAGTCAACAGGCGGCAGTACCGGCAGCTCCTGCGCAGCCAGTTGCTGCGCCAACAGCGCCGCAGACGGCTCCTCCTATGGCAGCAGCCGCTCCAGCTCCTGCTGCGGCAATGCCTCCGCAGCAGGGCTATTACGCACCGCCGCAGCCTAGCTATCAACAGCCTCAAGTTCCAGTGCAGGCAGTCCAATTTTCACCGCTTGTGCCAGGCGCAATGGCGGGCGTAGACGGGAATATTGGTTTGATTTTGGACGTACCGTTGCAGGTGACAGTGGAGTTGGGACGAACTAAAAAATTGATTCGCGAAATTTTAGAGTTGAGTCCTGGGTCGGTTTTGGAACTGGATAAGTTGGCTGGCGAACCGGTGGATGTTTTAGTAAACGGTAAATTGCTAGCCAAAGGGGAAGTCGTGGTTATTGATGAAAACTTTGGAGTTCGCATAACAGATATTGTCAGCCCGATAGAACGGGCCAGTAGCTTGCAATAATAAAATCTAGAATGATATAAGGAGAGATGGCAATGGCAATACGGGTATTGATTGTGGATGACGCTGCGTTCATGCGGATGATGATCAAGGATATTCTTTCTAAAAATGGGTATGAGGTAGTCGGTGAAGCGGAAAACGGACAAAAAGCAGTAGAAAAATTTCAGGAACTGAAACCGGACTTGACTACAATGGATATTACTATGCCGGAAATGGATGGAATTACGGCGGTAAAGGAAATTAAAAAAATTGATGCAAATGCTAAGGTGATCATGTGTAGCGCCATGGGTCAGCAGGCTATGGTTATTGAAGCCATTCAATGCGGCGCCCGGGACTTCATTGTTAAGCCGTTCCAGCCGGATCGTGTTTTGGAAGCGGTTCGCAAAGTCATTGGATAAGATTATGGGACGGTTTCTGACGGCATTAACGGTAGGAGTGGCGGCGGCTGTCTGGCAGACGGCCGCTTTAGCTGTAGAATCAGGAAACGAGTATTTAAAATACCAAGAACCAGTTTCTAATAGCGGCGGTATTTCTTGGTTTTCTTCTTTTGCCTATGTGTTCTCTTTATTGTTTACCTTTGCAGTAGTGCTCCTTTTGGCTTATATGGCGTCTCGTTTTTTAGGACGACGCTTAGGGCACTTGGGAGCGAATGGAGGCAGAAAGCAACAAATACTCCAAGTAATTCCGCTGGGACAGCAAGGCGCAATCCAGGTGGTGGAAGTAGGCGGGCGGATTTTGGTTTTGGGGATTACCTCCCAACAAATCCAATTATTACTGGAGATTACCGATCCTCAAGAAATAGACCGTATTCGTTCCCAGCAGGATTCGTTGTTGCAAGATGAATTATTTAGTGAGATTCCTTTAAACAACATGCTGACGAATTCGTTGCAGCGTTTAGATGCACTGAAAAGCAAATTCCCGCGTGTGTTTGATCAATCCCGAAAATAAGTAAGAAAGAGGTAGCGGAGTGAACTATAAGAAACATGGCTTGCTGCTTTTCGGGATGGTTCTGTTTTGCATAATAGGATTAATTTGTGCCGACGTGGATGCGGCGCCGCTGGTGCCGGCGCCGAATGTTTCGATAGGCGTTAATGAAGCGACCAATCCTCAAGAAGTGGCTCTAAGCCTACAAATTTTACTGACCCTGACTGTGCTGTCATTAGCTCCGTCTATTTTGATTATGATGACATCCTTTACACGGATTATCGTCGTGCTTTCTTTTTTGCGCAGCGCCCTAGCGACTCAACAAATGCCTCCCAACCAGGTGCTTGTCGCATTGGCGCTGTTTCTTACGTTTTTCACGATGTCTCCCTATTTGGATGCAGTGAATCAAAACGCGCTGCAGCCTTTTTTAGCAGGGGGAATGGGGCAAGAGGATGCCGTCAAAGCAGCGATGGAGCCGATGCGGGAATTTATGTTTAAGCAGACTCGTGAAAACGACTTGGCTTTATTTGTTAATCTTTCAGAGGCGCCGCGCCCTAATGGACCGGAAGATGTGTCTACATCGGTCTTGATCCCAGCGTTCATGATTAGCGAATTAAAAACTGCTTTTCAAATTGGGTTCCTTTTATACATTCCGTTTATCGTCATTGACATGGTGGTGGCAAGCACCTTGATGTCAATGGGGATGATGATGGTGCCGCCAGTCATGATTTCACTGCCCTTTAAGATTCTCTTATTTGTCTTGGTTGATGGCTGGCATTTGGTTGTACGATCATTAATTATGAGTTTTAATTGAAACGGGGCGATGAGTTATGTCGGCAGATTATGCTGTCGAATTGGGCCGGGACGCCCTGCTGATGGTAATGCTGGTATCGGCTCCTATGTTGGGCTTAGGGCTCCTGGTAGGCTTACTGGTTAGTGTGTTTCAGGCTACTACGCAAATTCAGGAGCAGACATTGGCGTTTATTCCTAAAATTATTGCCGTATTTGTGGCAATTTTGATCTTTGGGCCGTGGATGCTGCGTCTTTTGATGGACTATATGCAGCAATTGCTTTTGATACTGCCCAAACTGTCGCATTGAGGGCCGTTGTATGAATGAACTTTTTTCAGTTTTCCAAGGACATGTGGGCTTTTTTTTATTGATGTTAGTGCGCATGTCGGGACTTTTTATAACAGCCCCTTTTTTTGGCAGCCGTAATGTTTCGGGACGTATTCGCATGTCTTTGGCCTTTATGTGCGCCTTGCTGCTTTTTCCCTTGATTTTTCGGCCTGAATTGGCAATTCCTGATACGTTATTTCCTTTTGCCTTTATGGTAATCAAAGAGTTGCTGGTGGGCCTGGTCATGGGCTTTACGGCTTACTTGTTTTTTACCGCCGTGCAAATGGCGGGACAGCTTTTGGATATGCAAATTGGCTTTGGCATGGTCAGTGTATTTGATCCGCTATCCGGGCAACAAGTGCCCCTTTTAGGAAATTTTAAATACATACTGGCTATGCTGGTATTTTTGAGCACCAACAGCCACCATTTTTTATTTTCTGGTTTAATTAATAGC
Proteins encoded:
- the fliP gene encoding flagellar type III secretion system pore protein FliP (The bacterial flagellar biogenesis protein FliP forms a type III secretion system (T3SS)-type pore required for flagellar assembly.), with translation MVLFCIIGLICADVDAAPLVPAPNVSIGVNEATNPQEVALSLQILLTLTVLSLAPSILIMMTSFTRIIVVLSFLRSALATQQMPPNQVLVALALFLTFFTMSPYLDAVNQNALQPFLAGGMGQEDAVKAAMEPMREFMFKQTRENDLALFVNLSEAPRPNGPEDVSTSVLIPAFMISELKTAFQIGFLLYIPFIVIDMVVASTLMSMGMMMVPPVMISLPFKILLFVLVDGWHLVVRSLIMSFN
- the fliQ gene encoding flagellar biosynthesis protein FliQ, which codes for MSADYAVELGRDALLMVMLVSAPMLGLGLLVGLLVSVFQATTQIQEQTLAFIPKIIAVFVAILIFGPWMLRLLMDYMQQLLLILPKLSH
- the fliR gene encoding flagellar biosynthetic protein FliR — its product is MNELFSVFQGHVGFFLLMLVRMSGLFITAPFFGSRNVSGRIRMSLAFMCALLLFPLIFRPELAIPDTLFPFAFMVIKELLVGLVMGFTAYLFFTAVQMAGQLLDMQIGFGMVSVFDPLSGQQVPLLGNFKYILAMLVFLSTNSHHFLFSGLINSYQLIPVGEVDFSPQSAEVFADMVGGLFVIAMKISIPVLSALLLSDIALGILARTMPQMNIFVVGIPVKIFIGLFVLTLVIPFYILFLEVAFNGMYQEMYKILLTLR